From Enterococcus mediterraneensis, the proteins below share one genomic window:
- the rpoD gene encoding RNA polymerase sigma factor RpoD yields MAKQTNTDYDKAVAEFIRVNKTKGQVVYDELSNTLATPYSLDADAMDKLIQKIEDAGISVVDENGEPSIHSLKSNEKKAEEAKQEDLSAPTGVKINDPVRMYLKEIGRVPLLTAQEEVALALKIEEGDQEAKQRLAEANLRLVVSIAKRYVGRGMQFLDLIQEGNMGLMKAVEKFDYRKGFKFSTYATWWIRQAITRAIADQARTIRIPVHMVETINKLIRIQRQLLQDLGREPTPEEIGAEMDLPTEKVREILKIAQEPVSLETPIGEEDDSHLGDFIEDQEATSPAEHAAYELLKEQLEDVLDTLTDREENVLRLRFGLDDGRTRTLEEVGKVFGVTRERIRQIEAKALRKLRHPSRSKQLKDFLE; encoded by the coding sequence ATGGCAAAACAAACAAATACTGATTACGATAAAGCGGTGGCAGAATTTATTCGTGTGAATAAAACCAAAGGGCAAGTCGTTTACGATGAACTATCCAACACATTGGCGACTCCTTACTCCTTAGATGCTGACGCAATGGACAAACTGATCCAAAAAATTGAAGATGCAGGAATCAGCGTCGTTGATGAAAACGGCGAGCCATCGATCCACAGCTTGAAAAGCAACGAGAAAAAAGCGGAAGAAGCAAAACAAGAAGACCTTTCTGCACCAACAGGCGTAAAAATCAATGACCCAGTTCGGATGTATCTAAAAGAGATCGGTCGCGTACCATTGTTGACGGCGCAAGAAGAAGTCGCTCTTGCTTTAAAAATCGAAGAAGGCGATCAAGAAGCCAAACAACGTCTTGCAGAAGCCAACTTGCGTTTGGTAGTAAGTATCGCAAAACGTTACGTAGGACGCGGAATGCAATTTCTTGATTTGATCCAAGAAGGAAATATGGGCTTGATGAAAGCTGTTGAAAAATTTGATTATCGTAAAGGATTCAAATTCTCAACTTATGCTACATGGTGGATCCGTCAAGCCATCACTCGTGCGATCGCTGACCAAGCGCGTACGATCCGGATCCCTGTTCACATGGTAGAAACCATCAATAAATTGATCCGTATCCAACGTCAATTATTGCAAGATTTAGGTCGGGAACCTACGCCGGAAGAAATCGGCGCAGAAATGGATCTGCCGACAGAAAAAGTTCGTGAAATCTTGAAGATCGCTCAAGAACCCGTATCTTTGGAAACACCGATCGGCGAAGAAGACGATTCTCATTTAGGTGATTTCATTGAAGACCAAGAAGCTACCAGCCCAGCAGAACATGCGGCATATGAACTGTTGAAGGAGCAACTAGAAGATGTTCTTGATACATTGACTGACCGAGAAGAAAACGTGCTGCGTCTGCGCTTTGGCTTAGATGATGGCCGGACACGGACATTGGAAGAAGTCGGAAAAGTATTCGGTGTGACACGGGAACGTATCCGTCAGATCGAAGCAAAAGCGTTGCGGAAACTACGCCATCCGTCTCGCTCAAAACAACTGAAGGATTTCTTGGAATAG